In Ctenopharyngodon idella isolate HZGC_01 chromosome 2, HZGC01, whole genome shotgun sequence, the following are encoded in one genomic region:
- the LOC127498142 gene encoding phospholipid scramblase 2-like isoform X2, with amino-acid sequence MIPCPDPYHCPSHLETLTLTDQLFVYKEKTLEESLVEGCCGIKPNNRYEVKDDIGNKIFTILEDNDCCNRTYCAAARSFIMNVFNNSNQEIIRLVRPFVCNCCKNELEVQSPPGVTIGYVQQNCHVCLPKFTIENERGEPAFKIAGPFLPSISYCADANFELVSLNGAAIDRSFGKIVRPFSCCGPNADADFVLRFPRNLEVKMKATLLGACILIDCIYYEEVQ; translated from the exons ATGATACCTTGCCCAGACCCGTACCACTGTCCCTCTCATCTGGAGACCTTGACTTTG aCTGATCAATTGTTTgtctacaaagaaaaaactctGGAAGAAAGTCTTGTAGAAG gTTGCTGTGGAATAAAGCCTAACAACAGATATGAGGTGAAGGATGACATCGGGAACAAAATTTTTACTATTCTTGAGGACAACGATTGTTGTAACAGGACTTACTGTGCTGCAGCACGTTCCTTcataatgaatgtttttaacAACTCAAATCAAGAGATCATCAGACTGGTGCGACCATTTGTTTGCAACTGCTGCAAAAATGAG CTGGAGGTTCAGTCTCCACCGGGCGTTACCATCGGATATGTTCAACAAAACTGCCATGTTTGCTTACCTAAATTCACAATTGAGAATGAACGAGGTGAACCAGCATTTAAGATTGCCGGACCATTTTTACCTTCCATTTCCTACTGCGCGGATGCAAACTTTGAG CTGGTGTCTTTGAATGGGGCAGCAATAGACAGATCATTTGGCAAGATCGTCAGACCTTTCTCATGCTGTGGACCAAATGCAGATGCAGATTTTGTGCTGAGGTTTCCAAGAAACTTGGAAGTCAAAATGAAAGCTACACTACTAGGGGCCTGCATACTTATt GACTGCATTTATTATGAAGAGGTACAATAA
- the LOC127498142 gene encoding phospholipid scramblase 2-like isoform X1, which translates to MELSENTAMIPCPDPYHCPSHLETLTLTDQLFVYKEKTLEESLVEGCCGIKPNNRYEVKDDIGNKIFTILEDNDCCNRTYCAAARSFIMNVFNNSNQEIIRLVRPFVCNCCKNELEVQSPPGVTIGYVQQNCHVCLPKFTIENERGEPAFKIAGPFLPSISYCADANFELVSLNGAAIDRSFGKIVRPFSCCGPNADADFVLRFPRNLEVKMKATLLGACILIDCIYYEEVQ; encoded by the exons ATGGAATTGTCAG AGAACACTGCAATGATACCTTGCCCAGACCCGTACCACTGTCCCTCTCATCTGGAGACCTTGACTTTG aCTGATCAATTGTTTgtctacaaagaaaaaactctGGAAGAAAGTCTTGTAGAAG gTTGCTGTGGAATAAAGCCTAACAACAGATATGAGGTGAAGGATGACATCGGGAACAAAATTTTTACTATTCTTGAGGACAACGATTGTTGTAACAGGACTTACTGTGCTGCAGCACGTTCCTTcataatgaatgtttttaacAACTCAAATCAAGAGATCATCAGACTGGTGCGACCATTTGTTTGCAACTGCTGCAAAAATGAG CTGGAGGTTCAGTCTCCACCGGGCGTTACCATCGGATATGTTCAACAAAACTGCCATGTTTGCTTACCTAAATTCACAATTGAGAATGAACGAGGTGAACCAGCATTTAAGATTGCCGGACCATTTTTACCTTCCATTTCCTACTGCGCGGATGCAAACTTTGAG CTGGTGTCTTTGAATGGGGCAGCAATAGACAGATCATTTGGCAAGATCGTCAGACCTTTCTCATGCTGTGGACCAAATGCAGATGCAGATTTTGTGCTGAGGTTTCCAAGAAACTTGGAAGTCAAAATGAAAGCTACACTACTAGGGGCCTGCATACTTATt GACTGCATTTATTATGAAGAGGTACAATAA
- the fubp1 gene encoding far upstream element-binding protein 1 isoform X2, with amino-acid sequence MADYSSVAPPSSNSGGGMNDAFKDALQRARQIAAKIGGDGVPPSPASNEFGYGGQKRPLEDGDQNTDEEAESSDLTYQPETKKVPPSDPFSSMGGMGGPPRSISEEYKVPDGMVGFIIGRGGEQISRIQQDSGCKIQIAPDSGGMPERSVTLTGSPDAIQTAKRLLSEIVEKGRPSPAFHHNEGPGMSVQEIMIPASKAGLVIGKGGETIKQLQERAGVKMVMIQDGPQNTGADKPLRISGDPFKVQQAKDMVMDLIRDQGFREQRGEYGSRVSGGEGGLDVPVPRFAVGIVIGRNGEMIKKIQNDTGVRIQFKPDDGTTPERIAQIMGPPDRAQHAADIITDLLRSVQAGGPPGHGGGRGRGRGQGNWNMGPPGGLQEFTFTVPSMKTGLIIGKGGETIKSISQQSGARIELQRNPPPNSDPNIKIFTVRGSPQQIDYARQLVEEKIGGPVSPMGGPHGGPGPHGGPSHGPPGPPGPPAPMGPYNPGPYGQGPPGPHGPPAPYQPQGWGNGYPHWQQGQPDPNKAAADANAAAWAAYYSQYQQQPQGPMTPTSAAPGTTQSNGQGDPQAPGQSGQADYTKAWEEYYKKLGQGQPQQDYTKAWEEYYKKQGQAAPQAAAAAATTQPGGQPDYSAAWAEYYRQQAAYYGQGAPQAMGAAPQAQQGQ; translated from the exons ATGGCCGACTATTCTAGCGTGGCTCCGCCGTCCTCAAACTCCGGTGGAGGGATGAATGATGCTTTTAAAGACGCTCTTCAGAGGGCCAGACAA ATTGCTGCAAAAATAGGTGGTGATGGTGTACCCCCCTCTCCAGCCTCCAATGAGTTTGGTTATGGAGGACAGAAGAGACCCCTTGAAGATGGAG atcaaaacacagacgAAGAAGCAGAATCGAGCGATCTCACAT atcAACCAGAAACCAAGAAGGTTCCACCAAGCGATC CTTTTTCATCCATGGGAGGCATGGGTGGCCCACCAAG GTCTATATCAGAAGAGTATAAGGTTCCAGATGGCATGGTTGGCTTCA TTATTGGAAGAGGAGGAGAACAGATATCAAGAATCCAGCAGGACTCAGGCTGCAAAATACAGATTGCTCCTG ACAGTGGTGGCATGCCTGAGAGGTCAGTGACATTAACAGGCTCACCTGACGCAATCCA GACTGCAAAGAGGTTGCTCTCAGAGATCGTAGAGAAAGGCAGACCGTCTCCAGCATTCCACCACAATGAAGGACCAGGGATGTCTGTTCAGGAGATCATGATCCCAGCCTCTAAAGCGGGTCTGGTCATTGGAAAGGGTGGAGAAACAATTAAACAGTTACAG GAACGTGCTGGAGTCAAAATGGTCATGATTCAAGATGGACCCCAAAACACAGGTGCTGATAAACCACTCAGGATCTCTGGCGATCCTTTTAAAGTTCAG CAAGCAAAAGACATGGTGATGGatctgatcagagatcagggtTTCCGGGAACAGAGAGGAGAATATGGTTCTAGAGTTAGCGGTGGAGAAGGTGGTCTGGAT gTCCCTGTGCCAAGGTTTGCAGTGGGAATTGTGATTGGCAGGAATGGTGAAATGATCAAGAAGATTCAGAATGATACTGGTGTGAGGATTCAGTTCAAACCAG ATGATGGTACCACACCAGAGAGGATAGCTCAGATCATGGGGCCTCCAGACCGGGCACAGCATGCAGCAGATATCATAACTGACCTACTGAGAAGTGTGCAGGCAGGAGGCCCCCCTGGTCACGGTGGGGGCAGAGGGAGAGGCCGTGGGCAGGGAAACTGGAACATGGGCCCTCCTGGAGGCCTGCAAGAATTCACTTTCACTGTGCCTTCCATGAAGACCGGCCTCATTATTGGCAAAG GGGGTGAAACAATTAAGAGCATCAGCCAGCAGTCCGGAGCCAGGATAGAGTTACAAAGAAACCCTCCACCTAATTCAGACCCTAATATAAAGATCTTTACAGTCCGTGGGTCACCCCAACAGATTGATTACGCCAGGCAACTGGTTGAGGAGAAAATTGGA GGTCCAGTTAGCCCTATGGGTGGCCCTCATGGTGGTCCTGGGCCCCACGGTGGTCCTTCTCATGGCCCCCCTGGTCCACCAGGACCTCCTGCTCCCATGGGCCCATACAACCCTGGGCCCTATGGCCAGGGCCCTCCTGGACCACA TGGTCCTCCAGCACCATACCAGCCTCAAGGCTGGGGCAACGGATACCCCCACTGGCAGCAAGGGCAGCCAGATCCCA ATAAAGCAGCAGCTGATGCTAATGCTGCCGCATGGGCAGCCTATTATTCTCAGTACCAGCAGCAGCCCCAGGGCCCCATGACACCCACTTCAGCAGCCCCAGGCACAACCCAGTCCAATGGACAAG GTGACCCGCAAGCTCCAGGTCAAAGTGGACAGGCAGATTACACCAAGGCCTGGGAGGAATATTACAAGAAATTGG GTCAAGGACAGCCTCAGCAGGACTACACGAAGGCATGGGAAGAGTACTATAAGAAGCAAG GTCAAGCTGCTCCTCAGGCGGCTGCAGCAGCAGCGACAACTCAGCCAGGAGGTCAGCCAGATTACAGTGCAGCGTGGGCAGAGTACTACCGCCAACAGGCAGCGTACTACGGCCAAGGCGCCCCTCAGGCGATGGGAGCTGCACCCCAGGCTCAGCAG GGCCAGTAA
- the fubp1 gene encoding far upstream element-binding protein 1 isoform X1, with amino-acid sequence MADYSSVAPPSSNSGGGMNDAFKDALQRARQIAAKIGGDGVPPSPASNEFGYGGQKRPLEDGDQNTDEEAESSDLTYQPETKKVPPSDPFSSMGGMGGPPRSISEEYKVPDGMVGFIIGRGGEQISRIQQDSGCKIQIAPDSGGMPERSVTLTGSPDAIQTAKRLLSEIVEKGRPSPAFHHNEGPGMSVQEIMIPASKAGLVIGKGGETIKQLQERAGVKMVMIQDGPQNTGADKPLRISGDPFKVQQAKDMVMDLIRDQGFREQRGEYGSRVSGGEGGLDVPVPRFAVGIVIGRNGEMIKKIQNDTGVRIQFKPDDGTTPERIAQIMGPPDRAQHAADIITDLLRSVQAGGPPGHGGGRGRGRGQGNWNMGPPGGLQEFTFTVPSMKTGLIIGKGGETIKSISQQSGARIELQRNPPPNSDPNIKIFTVRGSPQQIDYARQLVEEKIGGPVSPMGGPHGGPGPHGGPSHGPPGPPGPPAPMGPYNPGPYGQGPPGPHGPPAPYQPQGWGNGYPHWQQGQPDPNKAAADANAAAWAAYYSQYQQQPQGPMTPTSAAPGTTQSNGQGDPQAPGQSGQADYTKAWEEYYKKLGQGQPQQDYTKAWEEYYKKQGQAAPQAAAAAATTQPGGQPDYSAAWAEYYRQQAAYYGQGAPQAMGAAPQAQQVHLH; translated from the exons ATGGCCGACTATTCTAGCGTGGCTCCGCCGTCCTCAAACTCCGGTGGAGGGATGAATGATGCTTTTAAAGACGCTCTTCAGAGGGCCAGACAA ATTGCTGCAAAAATAGGTGGTGATGGTGTACCCCCCTCTCCAGCCTCCAATGAGTTTGGTTATGGAGGACAGAAGAGACCCCTTGAAGATGGAG atcaaaacacagacgAAGAAGCAGAATCGAGCGATCTCACAT atcAACCAGAAACCAAGAAGGTTCCACCAAGCGATC CTTTTTCATCCATGGGAGGCATGGGTGGCCCACCAAG GTCTATATCAGAAGAGTATAAGGTTCCAGATGGCATGGTTGGCTTCA TTATTGGAAGAGGAGGAGAACAGATATCAAGAATCCAGCAGGACTCAGGCTGCAAAATACAGATTGCTCCTG ACAGTGGTGGCATGCCTGAGAGGTCAGTGACATTAACAGGCTCACCTGACGCAATCCA GACTGCAAAGAGGTTGCTCTCAGAGATCGTAGAGAAAGGCAGACCGTCTCCAGCATTCCACCACAATGAAGGACCAGGGATGTCTGTTCAGGAGATCATGATCCCAGCCTCTAAAGCGGGTCTGGTCATTGGAAAGGGTGGAGAAACAATTAAACAGTTACAG GAACGTGCTGGAGTCAAAATGGTCATGATTCAAGATGGACCCCAAAACACAGGTGCTGATAAACCACTCAGGATCTCTGGCGATCCTTTTAAAGTTCAG CAAGCAAAAGACATGGTGATGGatctgatcagagatcagggtTTCCGGGAACAGAGAGGAGAATATGGTTCTAGAGTTAGCGGTGGAGAAGGTGGTCTGGAT gTCCCTGTGCCAAGGTTTGCAGTGGGAATTGTGATTGGCAGGAATGGTGAAATGATCAAGAAGATTCAGAATGATACTGGTGTGAGGATTCAGTTCAAACCAG ATGATGGTACCACACCAGAGAGGATAGCTCAGATCATGGGGCCTCCAGACCGGGCACAGCATGCAGCAGATATCATAACTGACCTACTGAGAAGTGTGCAGGCAGGAGGCCCCCCTGGTCACGGTGGGGGCAGAGGGAGAGGCCGTGGGCAGGGAAACTGGAACATGGGCCCTCCTGGAGGCCTGCAAGAATTCACTTTCACTGTGCCTTCCATGAAGACCGGCCTCATTATTGGCAAAG GGGGTGAAACAATTAAGAGCATCAGCCAGCAGTCCGGAGCCAGGATAGAGTTACAAAGAAACCCTCCACCTAATTCAGACCCTAATATAAAGATCTTTACAGTCCGTGGGTCACCCCAACAGATTGATTACGCCAGGCAACTGGTTGAGGAGAAAATTGGA GGTCCAGTTAGCCCTATGGGTGGCCCTCATGGTGGTCCTGGGCCCCACGGTGGTCCTTCTCATGGCCCCCCTGGTCCACCAGGACCTCCTGCTCCCATGGGCCCATACAACCCTGGGCCCTATGGCCAGGGCCCTCCTGGACCACA TGGTCCTCCAGCACCATACCAGCCTCAAGGCTGGGGCAACGGATACCCCCACTGGCAGCAAGGGCAGCCAGATCCCA ATAAAGCAGCAGCTGATGCTAATGCTGCCGCATGGGCAGCCTATTATTCTCAGTACCAGCAGCAGCCCCAGGGCCCCATGACACCCACTTCAGCAGCCCCAGGCACAACCCAGTCCAATGGACAAG GTGACCCGCAAGCTCCAGGTCAAAGTGGACAGGCAGATTACACCAAGGCCTGGGAGGAATATTACAAGAAATTGG GTCAAGGACAGCCTCAGCAGGACTACACGAAGGCATGGGAAGAGTACTATAAGAAGCAAG GTCAAGCTGCTCCTCAGGCGGCTGCAGCAGCAGCGACAACTCAGCCAGGAGGTCAGCCAGATTACAGTGCAGCGTGGGCAGAGTACTACCGCCAACAGGCAGCGTACTACGGCCAAGGCGCCCCTCAGGCGATGGGAGCTGCACCCCAGGCTCAGCAGGTACACCTCCACTAA
- the fubp1 gene encoding far upstream element-binding protein 1 isoform X4 — protein sequence MADYSSVAPPSSNSGGGMNDAFKDALQRARQIAAKIGGDGVPPSPASNEFGYGGQKRPLEDGDQNTDEEAESSDLTYQPETKKVPPSDPFSSMGGMGGPPRSISEEYKVPDGMVGFIIGRGGEQISRIQQDSGCKIQIAPDSGGMPERSVTLTGSPDAIQTAKRLLSEIVEKGRPSPAFHHNEGPGMSVQEIMIPASKAGLVIGKGGETIKQLQERAGVKMVMIQDGPQNTGADKPLRISGDPFKVQQAKDMVMDLIRDQGFREQRGEYGSRVSGGEGGLDVPVPRFAVGIVIGRNGEMIKKIQNDTGVRIQFKPDDGTTPERIAQIMGPPDRAQHAADIITDLLRSVQAGGPPGHGGGRGRGRGQGNWNMGPPGGLQEFTFTVPSMKTGLIIGKGGETIKSISQQSGARIELQRNPPPNSDPNIKIFTVRGSPQQIDYARQLVEEKIGGPVSPMGGPHGGPGPHGGPSHGPPGPPGPPAPMGPYNPGPYGQGPPGPHGPPAPYQPQGWGNGYPHWQQGQPDPNKAAADANAAAWAAYYSQYQQQPQGPMTPTSAAPGTTQSNGQGQGQPQQDYTKAWEEYYKKQGQAAPQAAAAAATTQPGGQPDYSAAWAEYYRQQAAYYGQGAPQAMGAAPQAQQGQ from the exons ATGGCCGACTATTCTAGCGTGGCTCCGCCGTCCTCAAACTCCGGTGGAGGGATGAATGATGCTTTTAAAGACGCTCTTCAGAGGGCCAGACAA ATTGCTGCAAAAATAGGTGGTGATGGTGTACCCCCCTCTCCAGCCTCCAATGAGTTTGGTTATGGAGGACAGAAGAGACCCCTTGAAGATGGAG atcaaaacacagacgAAGAAGCAGAATCGAGCGATCTCACAT atcAACCAGAAACCAAGAAGGTTCCACCAAGCGATC CTTTTTCATCCATGGGAGGCATGGGTGGCCCACCAAG GTCTATATCAGAAGAGTATAAGGTTCCAGATGGCATGGTTGGCTTCA TTATTGGAAGAGGAGGAGAACAGATATCAAGAATCCAGCAGGACTCAGGCTGCAAAATACAGATTGCTCCTG ACAGTGGTGGCATGCCTGAGAGGTCAGTGACATTAACAGGCTCACCTGACGCAATCCA GACTGCAAAGAGGTTGCTCTCAGAGATCGTAGAGAAAGGCAGACCGTCTCCAGCATTCCACCACAATGAAGGACCAGGGATGTCTGTTCAGGAGATCATGATCCCAGCCTCTAAAGCGGGTCTGGTCATTGGAAAGGGTGGAGAAACAATTAAACAGTTACAG GAACGTGCTGGAGTCAAAATGGTCATGATTCAAGATGGACCCCAAAACACAGGTGCTGATAAACCACTCAGGATCTCTGGCGATCCTTTTAAAGTTCAG CAAGCAAAAGACATGGTGATGGatctgatcagagatcagggtTTCCGGGAACAGAGAGGAGAATATGGTTCTAGAGTTAGCGGTGGAGAAGGTGGTCTGGAT gTCCCTGTGCCAAGGTTTGCAGTGGGAATTGTGATTGGCAGGAATGGTGAAATGATCAAGAAGATTCAGAATGATACTGGTGTGAGGATTCAGTTCAAACCAG ATGATGGTACCACACCAGAGAGGATAGCTCAGATCATGGGGCCTCCAGACCGGGCACAGCATGCAGCAGATATCATAACTGACCTACTGAGAAGTGTGCAGGCAGGAGGCCCCCCTGGTCACGGTGGGGGCAGAGGGAGAGGCCGTGGGCAGGGAAACTGGAACATGGGCCCTCCTGGAGGCCTGCAAGAATTCACTTTCACTGTGCCTTCCATGAAGACCGGCCTCATTATTGGCAAAG GGGGTGAAACAATTAAGAGCATCAGCCAGCAGTCCGGAGCCAGGATAGAGTTACAAAGAAACCCTCCACCTAATTCAGACCCTAATATAAAGATCTTTACAGTCCGTGGGTCACCCCAACAGATTGATTACGCCAGGCAACTGGTTGAGGAGAAAATTGGA GGTCCAGTTAGCCCTATGGGTGGCCCTCATGGTGGTCCTGGGCCCCACGGTGGTCCTTCTCATGGCCCCCCTGGTCCACCAGGACCTCCTGCTCCCATGGGCCCATACAACCCTGGGCCCTATGGCCAGGGCCCTCCTGGACCACA TGGTCCTCCAGCACCATACCAGCCTCAAGGCTGGGGCAACGGATACCCCCACTGGCAGCAAGGGCAGCCAGATCCCA ATAAAGCAGCAGCTGATGCTAATGCTGCCGCATGGGCAGCCTATTATTCTCAGTACCAGCAGCAGCCCCAGGGCCCCATGACACCCACTTCAGCAGCCCCAGGCACAACCCAGTCCAATGGACAAG GTCAAGGACAGCCTCAGCAGGACTACACGAAGGCATGGGAAGAGTACTATAAGAAGCAAG GTCAAGCTGCTCCTCAGGCGGCTGCAGCAGCAGCGACAACTCAGCCAGGAGGTCAGCCAGATTACAGTGCAGCGTGGGCAGAGTACTACCGCCAACAGGCAGCGTACTACGGCCAAGGCGCCCCTCAGGCGATGGGAGCTGCACCCCAGGCTCAGCAG GGCCAGTAA
- the fubp1 gene encoding far upstream element-binding protein 1 isoform X3, whose product MADYSSVAPPSSNSGGGMNDAFKDALQRARQIAAKIGGDGVPPSPASNEFGYGGQKRPLEDGDQNTDEEAESSDLTYQPETKKVPPSDPFSSMGGMGGPPRSISEEYKVPDGMVGFIIGRGGEQISRIQQDSGCKIQIAPDSGGMPERSVTLTGSPDAIQTAKRLLSEIVEKGRPSPAFHHNEGPGMSVQEIMIPASKAGLVIGKGGETIKQLQERAGVKMVMIQDGPQNTGADKPLRISGDPFKVQQAKDMVMDLIRDQGFREQRGEYGSRVSGGEGGLDVPVPRFAVGIVIGRNGEMIKKIQNDTGVRIQFKPDDGTTPERIAQIMGPPDRAQHAADIITDLLRSVQAGGPPGHGGGRGRGRGQGNWNMGPPGGLQEFTFTVPSMKTGLIIGKGGETIKSISQQSGARIELQRNPPPNSDPNIKIFTVRGSPQQIDYARQLVEEKIGGPVSPMGGPHGGPGPHGGPSHGPPGPPGPPAPMGPYNPGPYGQGPPGPHGPPAPYQPQGWGNGYPHWQQGQPDPNKAAADANAAAWAAYYSQYQQQPQGPMTPTSAAPGTTQSNGQGQGQPQQDYTKAWEEYYKKQGQAAPQAAAAAATTQPGGQPDYSAAWAEYYRQQAAYYGQGAPQAMGAAPQAQQVHLH is encoded by the exons ATGGCCGACTATTCTAGCGTGGCTCCGCCGTCCTCAAACTCCGGTGGAGGGATGAATGATGCTTTTAAAGACGCTCTTCAGAGGGCCAGACAA ATTGCTGCAAAAATAGGTGGTGATGGTGTACCCCCCTCTCCAGCCTCCAATGAGTTTGGTTATGGAGGACAGAAGAGACCCCTTGAAGATGGAG atcaaaacacagacgAAGAAGCAGAATCGAGCGATCTCACAT atcAACCAGAAACCAAGAAGGTTCCACCAAGCGATC CTTTTTCATCCATGGGAGGCATGGGTGGCCCACCAAG GTCTATATCAGAAGAGTATAAGGTTCCAGATGGCATGGTTGGCTTCA TTATTGGAAGAGGAGGAGAACAGATATCAAGAATCCAGCAGGACTCAGGCTGCAAAATACAGATTGCTCCTG ACAGTGGTGGCATGCCTGAGAGGTCAGTGACATTAACAGGCTCACCTGACGCAATCCA GACTGCAAAGAGGTTGCTCTCAGAGATCGTAGAGAAAGGCAGACCGTCTCCAGCATTCCACCACAATGAAGGACCAGGGATGTCTGTTCAGGAGATCATGATCCCAGCCTCTAAAGCGGGTCTGGTCATTGGAAAGGGTGGAGAAACAATTAAACAGTTACAG GAACGTGCTGGAGTCAAAATGGTCATGATTCAAGATGGACCCCAAAACACAGGTGCTGATAAACCACTCAGGATCTCTGGCGATCCTTTTAAAGTTCAG CAAGCAAAAGACATGGTGATGGatctgatcagagatcagggtTTCCGGGAACAGAGAGGAGAATATGGTTCTAGAGTTAGCGGTGGAGAAGGTGGTCTGGAT gTCCCTGTGCCAAGGTTTGCAGTGGGAATTGTGATTGGCAGGAATGGTGAAATGATCAAGAAGATTCAGAATGATACTGGTGTGAGGATTCAGTTCAAACCAG ATGATGGTACCACACCAGAGAGGATAGCTCAGATCATGGGGCCTCCAGACCGGGCACAGCATGCAGCAGATATCATAACTGACCTACTGAGAAGTGTGCAGGCAGGAGGCCCCCCTGGTCACGGTGGGGGCAGAGGGAGAGGCCGTGGGCAGGGAAACTGGAACATGGGCCCTCCTGGAGGCCTGCAAGAATTCACTTTCACTGTGCCTTCCATGAAGACCGGCCTCATTATTGGCAAAG GGGGTGAAACAATTAAGAGCATCAGCCAGCAGTCCGGAGCCAGGATAGAGTTACAAAGAAACCCTCCACCTAATTCAGACCCTAATATAAAGATCTTTACAGTCCGTGGGTCACCCCAACAGATTGATTACGCCAGGCAACTGGTTGAGGAGAAAATTGGA GGTCCAGTTAGCCCTATGGGTGGCCCTCATGGTGGTCCTGGGCCCCACGGTGGTCCTTCTCATGGCCCCCCTGGTCCACCAGGACCTCCTGCTCCCATGGGCCCATACAACCCTGGGCCCTATGGCCAGGGCCCTCCTGGACCACA TGGTCCTCCAGCACCATACCAGCCTCAAGGCTGGGGCAACGGATACCCCCACTGGCAGCAAGGGCAGCCAGATCCCA ATAAAGCAGCAGCTGATGCTAATGCTGCCGCATGGGCAGCCTATTATTCTCAGTACCAGCAGCAGCCCCAGGGCCCCATGACACCCACTTCAGCAGCCCCAGGCACAACCCAGTCCAATGGACAAG GTCAAGGACAGCCTCAGCAGGACTACACGAAGGCATGGGAAGAGTACTATAAGAAGCAAG GTCAAGCTGCTCCTCAGGCGGCTGCAGCAGCAGCGACAACTCAGCCAGGAGGTCAGCCAGATTACAGTGCAGCGTGGGCAGAGTACTACCGCCAACAGGCAGCGTACTACGGCCAAGGCGCCCCTCAGGCGATGGGAGCTGCACCCCAGGCTCAGCAGGTACACCTCCACTAA